Proteins encoded together in one Streptomyces sp. NBC_01216 window:
- a CDS encoding crotonase/enoyl-CoA hydratase family protein, with translation MGDTEHLTVRREGATLVLTLDRPEARNALSLPMLVGLYDGWLEADADDAIRSVVLTGAGGAFCAGMDLKALAGKGMEGERYRDRMKADPDLHWKAMLRHHRPRKPVIAAVEGPCVAGGTEILQGTDIRVAGASATFGLFEVARGLFPIGGSTVRLPRQIARTHALEMLLTGRPYDADEAARIGLVGRVVPDGAALDTALAIAERINACGPLAVEAVKASVYETADLAETDGLEAELRRGWPVFETADAKEGARAFTEKRPPVYRRE, from the coding sequence ATGGGTGACACCGAACACCTGACCGTGCGGCGCGAGGGCGCCACGCTGGTGCTCACACTCGACCGGCCGGAGGCCAGGAACGCGCTCTCCCTGCCCATGCTGGTGGGGCTGTACGACGGCTGGCTGGAGGCCGATGCCGACGACGCGATCCGCTCCGTCGTCCTGACCGGCGCGGGCGGGGCCTTCTGCGCCGGCATGGACCTCAAGGCGCTGGCGGGCAAGGGGATGGAGGGCGAGCGGTACCGCGACCGGATGAAGGCCGACCCCGACCTGCACTGGAAGGCGATGCTGCGCCACCATCGCCCCCGAAAGCCCGTCATCGCCGCCGTCGAGGGACCCTGCGTCGCGGGCGGCACCGAGATCCTCCAGGGCACCGACATCCGTGTCGCGGGAGCCTCCGCCACCTTCGGGCTCTTCGAGGTCGCACGGGGACTCTTCCCGATCGGCGGCTCGACGGTCAGGCTGCCCCGCCAGATCGCCCGCACCCACGCCCTGGAGATGCTGCTCACCGGCCGCCCCTACGACGCGGACGAGGCGGCCCGGATCGGGCTCGTCGGACGGGTCGTCCCCGACGGCGCCGCGCTGGACACCGCCCTCGCGATCGCCGAGCGGATCAACGCCTGCGGACCCCTCGCCGTCGAAGCGGTGAAGGCGTCCGTCTACGAGACCGCCGACCTGGCCGAGACCGACGGACTCGAGGCCGAACTCCGGCGCGGATGGCCGGTCTTCGAGACCGCCGACGCGAAGGAGGGCGCCCGTGCCTTCACCGAGAAGCGCCCACCGGTGTACCGCCGGGAATGA
- a CDS encoding Zn-ribbon domain-containing OB-fold protein: protein MTAHPETLRAPLVVEFPFTRSLGPVQSAFLTGLRERTVLGVRTGDGRVLVPPVEYDPRTAEELGDLVEVAATGTVTTWAWTPEPRAGQPLTTPFAWVLVRLDGADTALLHALDAPGPEAVRTGMRVRIRWAAERTGAITDIACFEPAGSEPAAPAARDHDGVFADPVTRIVAPARLDYVHSTGRAQSAYLRALAERRTVGERCPLCAKVYVPPRGACPTCGVATTDRVEVGPRGTVTTFCIVNIKARQLDIEVPYVYAHIALDGAGLALHGRIAGIPYDQVRMGLRVEPVWTRNARYPDHYRPCGEPDAAYDTYRELL from the coding sequence ATGACAGCCCACCCCGAGACCCTGCGCGCCCCGCTCGTCGTCGAGTTCCCGTTCACCCGGTCCCTCGGCCCCGTCCAGTCCGCCTTCCTGACCGGTCTGCGCGAGCGGACGGTCCTCGGCGTGCGGACCGGTGACGGCCGCGTGCTCGTCCCACCCGTCGAGTACGACCCCCGGACCGCCGAGGAACTGGGAGATCTCGTCGAGGTCGCCGCCACCGGAACCGTCACCACCTGGGCCTGGACGCCCGAACCCCGTGCCGGCCAACCCCTGACGACGCCCTTCGCCTGGGTCCTCGTCCGGCTCGACGGTGCCGACACCGCACTCCTGCACGCGCTCGACGCCCCCGGTCCCGAGGCCGTGCGCACCGGCATGCGGGTCCGGATCCGCTGGGCGGCCGAACGCACTGGCGCCATCACCGACATCGCCTGCTTCGAACCGGCGGGGAGCGAGCCCGCGGCGCCGGCGGCGCGCGACCACGACGGAGTGTTCGCCGACCCCGTCACCCGCATCGTCGCGCCCGCCCGCCTCGACTACGTCCACAGCACCGGCCGCGCCCAGTCCGCCTACCTGCGCGCGCTCGCCGAGCGCCGGACCGTCGGCGAGCGCTGCCCCCTCTGCGCCAAGGTGTACGTCCCGCCCCGCGGCGCCTGTCCCACCTGCGGCGTCGCCACCACCGACCGGGTCGAGGTCGGCCCGCGCGGCACCGTCACCACCTTCTGCATCGTCAACATCAAGGCACGGCAACTCGACATCGAGGTGCCGTACGTCTACGCCCACATCGCCCTCGACGGCGCCGGGCTCGCGCTCCACGGCCGGATCGCCGGCATCCCCTACGACCAGGTCCGGATGGGCCTGCGGGTCGAACCCGTGTGGACCCGGAACGCCCGCTACCCCGACCACTACCGGCCCTGCGGCGAACCCGACGCCGCCTACGACACGTACCGGGAGCTGCTGTGA
- a CDS encoding thiolase domain-containing protein — MTPDREVAVVAFAQTVHRRRADDISEVEMVMPVLHDVLRRTGLKTSDIGFTCSGSSDYLAGRAFSFTMTLDGVGAWPPISESHVETDGAWALYEAWVKLLTGETDTALVYAYGSSSPGSIRDVLTRQLDPYYLAPLWPDPVALAALQAQALVDAGDTDEPALADIAARSRRDAAANPHAQVAGARPQGEYLVRPLRTGDCPPVGDGAAAVILAAGDKARELCARPAWIRGMDHRVEAHSLGVRDLTDSPSTRLAAERAGAFERPVDTAELHAPYTAQEVVLRKALGLDARVRVNPSGGALAANPIMAAGLIRIGEAAARIHRGVSRRTLAHATSGPCLQQNLVAVLEGDPVP; from the coding sequence GTGACGCCGGACCGAGAGGTGGCGGTCGTCGCCTTCGCCCAGACCGTCCACCGGCGTCGCGCGGACGACATCTCCGAGGTCGAGATGGTCATGCCGGTGCTCCACGACGTGCTGCGGCGGACCGGCCTCAAGACCTCCGACATCGGCTTCACCTGCTCCGGGTCCTCCGACTACCTGGCCGGGCGGGCCTTCTCGTTCACCATGACCCTCGACGGGGTGGGGGCCTGGCCGCCGATCTCCGAGTCCCACGTCGAGACGGACGGCGCCTGGGCCCTGTACGAGGCATGGGTCAAGCTGCTGACCGGCGAGACCGACACCGCACTCGTCTACGCCTACGGCTCGTCCTCGCCCGGCTCCATCCGTGACGTGCTCACCCGGCAGCTCGACCCCTACTACCTGGCGCCGCTGTGGCCCGACCCCGTCGCCCTCGCCGCACTCCAGGCGCAGGCCCTCGTCGACGCGGGCGACACCGACGAACCGGCCCTCGCGGACATCGCCGCCCGCAGCCGCCGGGACGCCGCCGCGAACCCGCACGCCCAGGTGGCCGGTGCCCGTCCGCAGGGTGAGTACCTGGTCCGGCCGCTGCGCACCGGCGACTGCCCACCGGTCGGGGACGGCGCCGCGGCCGTGATCCTGGCCGCCGGGGACAAGGCCCGCGAACTGTGCGCGCGCCCCGCCTGGATCCGCGGCATGGACCATCGCGTCGAGGCCCACTCCCTTGGGGTGCGCGACCTCACCGACTCGCCCTCCACCCGCCTCGCCGCCGAGCGCGCGGGCGCCTTCGAACGGCCGGTCGACACCGCCGAACTCCACGCGCCGTACACCGCGCAGGAGGTCGTGCTCCGCAAGGCACTCGGCCTCGACGCCAGAGTGCGGGTCAATCCCTCCGGCGGCGCACTCGCCGCCAATCCGATCATGGCCGCCGGGCTGATCCGGATCGGCGAGGCCGCCGCCCGCATCCACCGGGGTGTCTCGCGCCGCACCCTCGCCCACGCCACCTCCGGGCCCTGTCTGCAGCAGAACCTGGTCGCCGTCCTGGAAGGAGACCCCGTCCCGTGA